One genomic segment of Nocardia spumae includes these proteins:
- a CDS encoding alpha/beta fold hydrolase: MLTTPSPMMRAGAGEPLLLLHELMFSWHSWGSCIDELSRYADVWAPTLPGHWGGAAPEQGGSVTELVDWIESLLDTEGITSIHVAGNGFGAILGADLLRRRRVRSLTMIAPLGLWPPGTGDARRAADRLIRVHRAAADFGTMASATGDLVRRVAVGTLLGPMSELGDRAAVRDRLVLTHTAPTYCPRVPELLASSEFDRGMELPASNRYAVSAWFGGRDGLVRPPAQDRLLSMRRRRPDIDFLADGHHVPMFGHPGAVVGSIAATLRAVGVQTMSTTTLRKPENGTKDVLAQPY; this comes from the coding sequence ATGCTGACGACACCGTCACCGATGATGCGGGCCGGCGCCGGTGAACCGTTGCTGCTGTTGCACGAGTTGATGTTCAGCTGGCACTCGTGGGGTTCCTGCATCGACGAATTGTCGCGGTACGCCGATGTGTGGGCACCCACGCTGCCTGGTCATTGGGGCGGCGCGGCGCCGGAGCAGGGCGGCTCGGTGACCGAGCTCGTCGATTGGATCGAATCGCTGCTGGACACTGAGGGAATTACCTCGATCCATGTGGCGGGCAACGGTTTCGGTGCGATCCTCGGTGCCGATCTGCTGCGCCGTCGACGGGTTCGCTCACTGACGATGATCGCTCCGCTGGGGTTGTGGCCACCGGGAACCGGAGATGCGCGGCGCGCTGCCGACAGGTTGATTCGTGTGCACCGTGCCGCCGCCGATTTCGGGACAATGGCCTCGGCAACCGGCGATCTGGTGCGTCGCGTCGCGGTAGGCACCTTGCTCGGACCGATGTCGGAGCTGGGCGATAGAGCAGCGGTGCGGGATCGTTTGGTGCTGACGCACACCGCACCGACGTATTGCCCCCGCGTGCCGGAACTCCTCGCCTCGTCCGAGTTCGACCGAGGCATGGAGTTGCCCGCGTCCAATCGCTATGCCGTATCCGCCTGGTTCGGCGGACGCGACGGACTTGTCCGGCCGCCGGCGCAGGACCGACTGCTTTCGATGCGGCGTCGGCGTCCCGATATCGACTTTCTGGCCGACGGTCATCACGTGCCGATGTTCGGCCATCCCGGTGCCGTGGTCGGCAGTATCGCGGCGACGCTGCGTGCGGTCGGAGTGCAAACCATGTCAACGACGACATTGAGGAAACCCGAAAATGGTACGAAAGACGTTCTCGCCCAACCCTACTGA
- a CDS encoding serine hydrolase domain-containing protein: protein MVRKTFSPNPTDQTCDQVGGYAAPEYAAAVRTFRRLFAGGRGGGALAVSRHGTPVVDVWTGSADRHGSVPWRENTAALSYSTSKGITATVLHILAARGAIDYRAPIAEYWPEFGVAGKRSITVADMLTHRAGLSRIAPLARTVEEMLDHRLMEERLAACAPDRFRGIPAYHALSFGWLVAGLARAVTGKGMGELYRTELAEPLGLDGLYLGRPPAGAAVSVAGSHGSQVPFGISNADAVLARTARMIGPGTSFVRAIQATGLDRLSSGPDPLILRGEMPGANGVFTARALAKVYSTLSSESPLFTRAQVRAFSRIQTYLPDRNLLLPMGWRLGYHSIPVLGAPRAFGHIGFVGSGGWADPDSGLSVGFVHNWLPEARRLPRDQFILLRLLAPIVRAAADSAPAAASLRRAS from the coding sequence ATGGTACGAAAGACGTTCTCGCCCAACCCTACTGATCAGACGTGCGACCAGGTCGGCGGGTATGCCGCGCCGGAGTATGCCGCCGCTGTCCGCACATTTCGCCGGTTGTTCGCCGGTGGTCGGGGCGGCGGTGCCCTGGCGGTCTCTCGGCACGGGACTCCCGTCGTCGATGTCTGGACCGGTTCGGCCGACCGGCACGGTAGCGTCCCGTGGCGGGAAAACACTGCGGCACTGTCCTATTCGACCTCGAAGGGCATCACCGCCACCGTTCTGCATATCCTCGCTGCCCGGGGCGCGATCGACTACCGCGCACCCATCGCGGAGTACTGGCCGGAATTCGGCGTCGCGGGGAAGCGCTCGATCACCGTGGCGGACATGCTCACTCACCGGGCAGGGCTTTCCCGGATAGCGCCGCTGGCCCGGACCGTCGAGGAGATGCTGGACCACCGCCTGATGGAAGAGAGGTTGGCCGCATGCGCACCGGACCGGTTCCGTGGCATACCCGCGTACCACGCGCTTTCGTTCGGGTGGCTGGTGGCCGGGCTGGCGCGCGCCGTCACCGGTAAGGGGATGGGCGAGCTGTATCGCACCGAGCTGGCGGAACCGCTCGGATTGGACGGCCTGTACCTCGGGCGGCCGCCCGCTGGCGCCGCGGTGTCGGTAGCCGGGTCACACGGGTCCCAGGTTCCGTTCGGAATATCGAACGCCGATGCCGTGCTGGCGCGGACGGCGCGGATGATCGGGCCGGGCACCAGTTTTGTTCGCGCGATACAAGCGACCGGACTCGACCGCTTGTCCTCCGGACCCGATCCGCTGATTCTTCGCGGCGAAATGCCGGGCGCCAACGGAGTTTTCACCGCCCGCGCGCTGGCGAAGGTGTACAGCACGCTCTCCTCGGAGAGTCCGTTGTTCACCCGTGCCCAGGTGCGGGCCTTCTCGCGAATTCAGACCTATCTCCCCGACCGCAATCTGCTTTTGCCGATGGGGTGGCGGCTGGGCTATCACTCGATTCCGGTGCTCGGGGCGCCCCGAGCGTTCGGACATATCGGCTTCGTCGGATCGGGGGGCTGGGCCGACCCGGACAGCGGACTGTCGGTCGGCTTCGTCCACAACTGGCTGCCCGAGGCTCGTCGCCTCCCGCGCGACCAATTCATCCTGCTGCGGCTGCTGGCGCCGATCGTGCGGGCCGCCGCGGATTCGGCGCCGGCAGCCGCCTCTCTCCGCCGCGCCAGTTGA